Proteins encoded together in one Lathyrus oleraceus cultivar Zhongwan6 chromosome 5, CAAS_Psat_ZW6_1.0, whole genome shotgun sequence window:
- the LOC127085445 gene encoding protein transport protein Sec61 subunit gamma, whose protein sequence is MDAIDSVFDPLREFAKDSVRLVKRCHKPDRKEFSKVAVRTAIGFVVMGFVGFFVKLIFIPINNIIVGSG, encoded by the exons ATGGACGCCATCGATTCCGTCTTCGATCCACTCAGAGAATTCGCTAAGGACAGCGTCAGGCTCGTTAAGCGTTGCCACAAACCCGATCGCAAAG AATTCTCTAAGGTGGCTGTTCGTACCGCGATTGGTTTCGTTGTGATGGGATTCGTTGGGTTTTTCGTCAAGCTTATCTTTATCCCAATTAACAACATCATCGTTGGATCTGGTTAG